Proteins found in one Miscanthus floridulus cultivar M001 chromosome 4, ASM1932011v1, whole genome shotgun sequence genomic segment:
- the LOC136548242 gene encoding uncharacterized protein — protein sequence MRSVEAGESTASHGVPAEDRWTEDAGLAAADPEVTVEGGGTGAAPSSDAAPYEVMEGSSFGATPHETMEGSSSGAAPRETMEGDGSGAGPNEMMEGSDSGAMPDEMNPLAPEQGAGHPLGLAPKKSLALQAGQTASPRVTPFSGRSGADVGAALAEPTVSMVAPTPTEVTERAVSSVVGVEQPPEDRIPPVKEREAQARQDAEEAHGMFEDLSARSKLDGEEIIRLQKERDELLQRNAAANEKADEVLKELEMERDLRWKAESRAAALQQKVDEDVEIEEVAVP from the exons atgaggtcagtggaggctggCGAGTctaccgcttcgcacggcgtgccggccgaggatcggtggacggAGGATGCCGGGCTTGCTGCCGCCGACCCCGAGGTGACCGTGGAGGGGGGTGGCACCGGAGCCGCGCCCAGCTCTGATGCCGCGCCctatgaggtgatggaggggagcagcttcgGTGCtacgccccatgagacgatggaggggagcagctccggtgctgcaccccgtgagacgatggagggggacggctccggtgccggGCCCAacgagatgatggaggggagcgactccggcgccatgcccgacgagatgaacccccttgccccagagcagggggcag gtcaccccctagggctggcgcccaagaagagtctcgcccttcaagcgggacagacggcgtcgcctagaGTCACCCCTTTTtcaggcaggagtggtgccgacgttggggccgcgttggccgaaccgacggtgtccatggtggctcccacgcccacggaggttactgagcgagcggtTTCTTCTGTGGTGGGCGTGGAACAGCCGCccgaggaccgcataccgccggtgaag gagcgggaggcccaggcgcgtcaggatgcagaggaggcgcacgggatgttcgaggacctatcggcgaggtctaagctggatggagaaGAGATTATCagactccaaaaagagcgagacgagctgctgcagaggaatgccgcggccaatgagaaggccgacgAAGTCCTGAAGGAACTGGAGATGGAACGTGACCTCCggtggaaggccgagagtagggccgcggccctccagcagaaggtggacgaggatgtcgag attgaggaggtagccgtaccttaa